The Pyrenophora tritici-repentis strain M4 chromosome 2, whole genome shotgun sequence genome window below encodes:
- a CDS encoding Zn-dependent hydrolase beta-lactamase protein — protein MSLSVQSLNGDTSFLLTFDPPAAPLSSPGLFPGSFTILVDPWLTGPSIILNSIFSHSEQRAKPSISSLEELDREPDLVLISQDKPDHCHEATLRQLSPDSESTILAIPAAAKKIRAWKHFRPDLVHALPRYVQGDGRSVYRIVLPPPTPRGTCGEVTVTWIPAKRDLSKVHHAIGITYRPPCTVLSSLSPMHYIDLPMSPPLSPASTMTFASSPSTIVPSPFNDREKTLSVIYSPHGVSFDVLRPYASSFLVSESALPLTALLHSFDIVENPWWLGGNISAGSPGGTEIAKSLYAKAWISAHDADKDNRGWAVKLTQIAQHAVDEIKKRLDDGVVRKKLPNTEVISLASGEQHRIAVG, from the exons ATGTCGCTTTCAGTTCAATCGTTGAATGGGGACACTTCCTTCCTCCTTACCTTCGATCCACCCGCAGCCCCACTATCGTCACCAGGGTTGTTTCCAGGCTCCTTTACCATTCTTGTTGACC CGTGGCTGACAGGACCGTCAATCATCCTAAACTCTATTTTCTCGCACTCTGAACAGCGGGCGAAGCCATCCATCTCCAGCCTTGAGGAACTTGATCGCGAACCCGACCTCGTTCTCATCTCTCAAGACAAGCCAGATCACTGTCATGAAGCGACGCTGCGTCAGCTCTCGCCTGACTCCGAGTCAACCATTCTCGCCATCCCGGCCGCAGCCAAGAAGATCCGTGCGTGGAAACACTTCCGTCCTGACCTCGTACATGCGCTCCCGAGGTACGTGCAAGGAGATGGTCGATCTGTATATCGCATAGTACTACCGCCGCCCACGCCCCGAGGAACATGCGGTGAGGTTACTGTGACCTGGATACCAGCAAAGCGGGACCTTTCCAAAGTACATCATGCGATTGGCATCACATACCGGCCTCCATGTACCGTGCTCTCTTCGTTGAGTCCAATGCACTACATTGATCTCCCCATGAGCCCACCGCTGTCACCGGCGTCAACCATGACATTTGCCTCTTCGCCTAGCACCATTGTACCATCGCCATTTAACGATCGTGAGAAGACACTATCCGTCATCTACTCCCCCCATGGTGTGTCCTTTGATGTGCTACGCCCATACGCAAGCTCCTTTCTTGTCTCGGAATCCGCGCTTCCCCTCACGGCACTTCTACATTCGTTCGACATCGTTGAGAATCCATGGTGGCTCGGCGGTAACATTTCTGCCGGGTCACCTGGGGGTACCGAGATTGCGAAGAGCCTGTATGCTAAAGCATGGATCTCTGCGCACGACGCAGACAAGGACAATCGTGGGTGGGCAGTTAAGCTGACGCAGATTGCACAACATGCAGTTGATGAAATCAAGAAGAGGTTGGATGACGGTGTTGTCAGGAAGAAGTTACCTAATACGGAGGTCATCAGCCTTGCCTCTGGTGAACAACATCGGATTGCTGTAGGTTGA
- a CDS encoding UBP5, Ubiquitin C-terminal hydrolase encodes MDTIAVAPKASALASPKIVKNAKGNIIQTSQMAHIEYGCEHMGEMFENARKQTLQHYRAILQNIHEKPSIIAQTYSSTDGRNVVSLRPLFLCLQCPSIMTEVDRDLHFETKSHCFSVESRDGNIYCGNCQDYIYDEALEILRLQKGKKRKYEDTTTTEDHKLVISNSTFLPCRAIGLRGLYNMGQTCFMSVILQTLVHNPFIRNFYLSEGHKQTDCENASCVSCALDEMFVEFHSAEKTEGFGAVSMLMGSWLAGEALAGYQQQDAHEYMQFILNTLHLANGGSTDDSEDCKCVVHQTFCGKLSSTVMCDNCRNVTTALDPYMDLSLDVRIQGKKRKQQLAEKGEETPLDLRDCLERFTVKEKLGSADYTCRNCDSPQNATKQLSIKRLPPVLSIHLKRFEHTKSTSSKIETPVRFPVKLDIHPYTTAHKAAMRAAKTSGAPPSNHNINSPTNALIYELSSVIVHKGKIDSGHYISYSREGSDWFMFDDSKVVLVSEAEVLAAEAYLLFYMVGGLEV; translated from the exons ATGGACACGATAGCAGTCGCCCCCAAGGCGTCCGCGCTGGCGTCGCCCAAGATTGTTAAGAATGCTAAGGGCAACATTATACAGACTAGCCAAATGGCTCATATCGAGTATGGCTGTG AACACATGGGCGAAATGTTTGAGAACGCGCGTAAACAGACTCTCCAGCACTACCGAGCGATCCTACAGAATATCCACGAGAAACCGAGTATAATAGCGCAGACCTACAGTTCAACAGATGGGCGCAATGTCGTGTCGCTCAGACCGCTATTTCTATGCCTGCAATGCCCAAGCATCATGACTGAGGTGGACCGCGATTTGCACTTTGAGACTAAGTCGCATTGCTTCT CCGTGGAATCGCGAGACGGTAATATATACTGTGGAAACTGCCAGGACTATATATACGACGAAGCACTCGAGATTCTAAGACTACAAAAAG GCAAAAAGCGGAAGTACGAAGACACCACTACGACCGAGGACCACAAGCTTGTCATTAGCAACTCAACCTTCCTTCCCTGTCGAGCGATCGGCCTGCGTGGTCTATACAACATGGGCCAAACATGCTTCATGAGCGTAATCCTACAAACCCTCGTTCATAACCCTTTCATACGGAACTTTTACCTTTCGGAAGGACACAAACAGACGGACTGCGAAAATGCGTCGTGTGTCAGCTGTGCGTTGGATGAGATGTTTGTCGAGTTCCATTCGGCTGAGAAAACGGAAGGCTTTGGCGCTGTCAGTATGCTCATGGGTAGCTGGCTAGCAGGAGAAGCTCTGGCAGGATACCAACAGCAAGATGCGCATGAGTACATGCAGTTCATACTTAACACGCTCCATCTGGCTAATGGAGGCTCGACCGATGATTCGGAGGATTGCAAATGCGTGGTACATCAGACCTTTTGCGGGAAGCTGTCAAGTACGGTAATGTGTGACAATTGTAGGAACGTCACGACTGCCTTAGACCCGTACATGGACCTCAGCCTAGATGTGCGGATCCAGGGGAAGAAGCGGAAGCAGCAACTCGCAGAGAAGGGAGAAGAAACACCCTTGGATCTGAGAGATTGTCTAGAACGCTTCACTGTGAAGGAGAAACTCGGCTCAGCAGACTACACATGCCGGAATTGCGACAGCCCGCAGAACGCGACAAAGCAACTGAGTATCAAGAGACTGCCACCAGTCCTCTCTATTCACCTCAAG CGCTTTGAGCACACAAAATCCACATCGTCAAAGATCGAGACACCCGTTCGATTTCCCGTAAAGTTAGACATTCACCCCTATACGACAGCCCACAAGGCCGCCATGCGCGCCGCAAAGACATCTGGAGCGCCTCCTTCAAACCACAACATAAACAGCCCGACGAACGCTCTCATATACGAGCTTAGTAGTGTTATCGTGCATAAGGGCAAGATTGACTCAGGTCACTATATCAGCTACAGCAGGGAAGGCAGTGACTGGTTCATGTTTGATGACAGCAAGGTTGTGCTAGTCAGTGAGGCAGAAGTCCTTGCAGCAGAGGCCTATCTTCTTTTCTACATGGTCGGCGGTCTGGAAGTGTAA
- a CDS encoding Trichoplein multi-domain protein: MAGHRALTYDEQTVRLRDSTSRPSQVPGLPSGASVSTQLPPQRSQQLPGPDLFAALLFDRRRAYQSFANASSGLRPISTSTPTGPNPTIRPAPAPHLTSGIHVHSTMREIPRHEETFMLGFKDRSKTPAASRKRERPAETKMTTVKQQKRRPPSPLRTSPRLAKRQKTEVNGKKKVVDKAGTVAKGGKRTLSDVIIISSDNEDEDEAPIMPFIDPDIDEDVELIIADIESTPPVTEKLPGRMPLKNISQPDTSVLSSVPPEKQPSNALAQDNLQEELARLKSEHAEEVDRLRQELAAAKTEATRIQQLHDTAIKDQELEHVRAINLAEGRYAATEHVLEVGRQEFRQLKRENESLIIQINNLEAECDVLAKEFIDEKAQRTKEKKEHEQALEELMNGKDAEIERATNDLLAENQRLGAENERLKAEAATVAAVASQSQSQLSPSFLLPLTITPLPSQTPSQTPLSPAFPSPLFTTPPSSPAPSSIFSLAPSSVFSIPPSTADSHKDDNIRKVYARTKLRFDSLHSVAINMVHCTRNMDLSAWGEFGKCVGKMKEVLSEGKKEGVR, translated from the coding sequence ATGGCTGGCCATCGCGCACTTACTTACGATGAGCAGACTGTTCGTCTGCGCGATTCTACAAGTCGCCCCAGTCAGGTTCCAGGCTTACCATCCGGAGCTTCAGTGTCGACGCAATTGCCACCCCAGCGCTCGCAACAGTTGCCAGGCCCTGATCTTTTTGCTGCGCTACTGTTCGACCGACGGCGGGCTTATCAGAGTTTTGCGAACGCTTCATCTGGACTACGACCGATATCAACTTCCACCCCCACAGGACCAAATCCAACTATTCGACCTGCGCCGGCTCCACATCTCACGTCCGGCATCCATGTACATTCAACGATGAGAGAGATACCCAGACACGAAGAGACATTCATGTTAGGGTTCAAGGATAGATCCAAGACCCCAGCGGCGAGTAGGAAGCGGGAACGGCCTGCAGAAACGAAGATGACGACTGTCAAGCAACAAAAGCGTCGTCCACCGTCACCGTTGCGCACCTCACCTCGATTGGCCAAACGTCAGAAGACCGAAGTTAACGGCAAGAAGAAAGTTGTCGATAAGGCTGGCACCGTGGCTAAGGGTGGCAAACGTACATTGTCGGATGTCATTATCATATCTTCTGATAatgaggatgaagacgaggCGCCTATAATGCCCTTCATTGATCCCGACATTGACGAAGATGTCGAACTAATCATCGCCGATATCGAATCGACACCCCCAGTTACCGAGAAACTCCCAGGACGAATGCCTCTGAAGAACATCAGCCAGCCAGACACTTCAGTGCTTTCTAGCGTACCACCAGAGAAGCAACCCAGCAATGCACTCGCACAAGATAACCTCCAGGAAGAACTAGCGCGTCTGAAATCAGAGCACGCAGAAGAAGTGGACCGACTGCGTCAGGAACTCGCTGCCGCAAAGACCGAAGCCACACGCATCCAACAACTACATGACACAGCGATCAAGGATCAAGAGCTGGAACACGTGCGGGCCATCAACCTCGCAGAGGGCAGATACGCAGCCACTGAACACGTTCTCGAGGTCGGACGACAAGAGTTCCGCCAACTCAAGCGTGAGAACGAATCTCTAATTATCCAAATCAACAACCTCGAGGCGGAATGCGACGTCCTGGCCAAAGAATTCATAGATGAAAAAGCACAGAGGacgaaggagaagaaggagcaCGAACAAGCTCTCGAGGAGCTTATGAATGGCAAGGATGCGGAAATAGAGCGTGCGACCAACGACCTCTTAGCGGAAAACCAGCGACTCGGAGCTGAGAACGAACGTCTCAAAGCCGAAGCTGCCACCGTCGCTGCAGTAGCATCCCAATCTCAATCTCAATTATCCCCATCCTTCCTACTACCACTAACAATCACGCCCCTTCCCAGCCAAACCCCCAGCCAAACTCCCCTCTCCCCAGCATTCCCCAGCCCCCTCTTCACCACTCCACCCTCCTCCCCCGCTCCATCATCTATCTTCTCCCTAGCGCCCTCCTCCGTCTTCTCCATACCGCCATCGACAGCAGACTCGCACAAAGACGACAACATTCGCAAAGTCTATGCGAGGACCAAACTCCGCTTCGACAGTTTGCATTCCGTGGCGATAAATATGGTACATTGTACACGAAATATGGATCTCAGTGCGTGGGGTGAGTTTGGGAAATGTGTGGGGAAGATGAAGGAGGTTTTGAGTGAGGGTAAGAAGGAGGGGGTGAGATGA